DNA sequence from the Streptomyces cinnabarinus genome:
AACGCCTTGACCCGGTCGGTGTGGTCGGTGAGGTGGTGTTCCTGGGTGCCGGTGGCGGGATCCCACAGCCGCACCGCGCCGTTGCCGTCGCCAGAAGCAAGCAGGGTGCGGCCGTTGCTCGACCTGACCGTGCCCAGGGCGCTGACCCAGTTGGTGTGGTCGGTGAGCTGGTGTGCTTGGGCGCCGGTGGCGGGATCCCACAGCCGGACCGTGCTGTCGTGACTGGCGGAGGCGAGCAGGGTGCGGCCGTCGGCCGTCTGGACGGTGCACAGGGCGGTGACCCAGTTGGTGTGGTCGGTGAGCTGGTGTGCTTGGGTGCCGGTGGCGGGATCCCACAGCCGGACCGTGCTGTCGTGACTGGCGGAGGCGAGCAGGATGCGGCCGTCGGCCGTCTGGATGGTGCACAGGGCGGTGACAGCGCCCGTGTGGCCGGTGAGATGGTCTACCTGGGTGCCGGTGACGGGATCCCACAGCCGCACGGCGCCGTCATGGCCGGCTGAGGCGAGCAGAGCTCTGCCGTCGGCCACCTGGATCGTGCACAGGGCTTCGATCATGCGGTCGTCGCTGATGAGGTGGTGTTCTTGCGTGCCGGTGGCGGGATCCCACAGCCGCACCGCGCCGACGTCGCTGCCGGAGGCGAGCAGGGTGCGGCCGTCGGCCATCTGAACCGTGCACAAGGACACGATCGCGTCGGTGTGGTCGCCGACGAGGTGGTGTTCTTGGGCGCCGGTGACGGGATCCCACACCCGGACCGTGCCGTCCATACTGGCGGAGGCGAGCAGGGTGCGGCCGTCCGGCACCTGCACAGCACGCAGGGCCACAACCGGGTAGGTGTGGCCGGTGAGGTGGTGTTGCGGGATGCCGGTTGCGGGGTCCCACAGCCGTACCGATCCGTCGTTGCTGCCGGAGGCAAGGAGGTTGCGGCCGTCCGGCAGGTGCACCGTGCACAGGGCTTTCACCCAGTCGGTGTGGCCCTCCAGGACGACTTGCTGTTGGCCGGTCCGGATCGATGCCCATCGTGCGCGGTAGGGGCCTTGGCGGGCACGATAGCTGGATCCCAGGTCATGGATGGTCTCGGTCAGGCTGTAGAGGGCTGCGCGTTCGGCGGGTGGGGCGTCGATGGCGTGGGGTGTCAGGCGTATGAGGCTGGCGCGTTGTCGTGCTGGTGCTGTCGTGGCGGTTGCGGCAGCGGGGATGAGGCGACGGAGGTCGGCGTGGAGGAGGTAGTCGTCCTCGGCCAGGAGAGCGTCGATGGCTTGGCCGCGTTCGGCGTGGCCGGCCAGCGCGCTGAGGAGATAGGCGGGGGCCCGGTCCCAGCCGAGTTCGCGGCCGCTGGCCAGCAGGGCGTGGGTGATGGCGTTCTCGTCGGCGGTGGTGTTGCGGTGGCGGACGAGGGCGTCGCGTAGGGCTTGGTGGAACAGCCGGTAGGCGGGCACCGGCAGGTCGGTGGTGCTGGTTTCGACGAGGAAGTTGGCGGCTGAGGACCGCGCGAAGGCCTCCAGCCCGGCGGTACTGGGGGAGGGGTAGCCCAGGGCGGCGATGACGGCGCGCCAGAGATGGATGGGCATACCCGGGGCTTCGGCGTAGGCGAGGGCTGCGAAGACCGCGGCCGCGGGCACGCCGTCGGTACGGGGCAGCAAGGTCAGATAGTTGTTCAGGGCGGCGTCGACGGTCGGGGTGAAGTGCAGGGCGTCGAGGTCGATCGGATCGCGGCCGTGCATGCCGTGGGCGCGGGCGACCAGACCGGCGATCAGGAAGTTACGGTCGGCCAGCTGCGCGATCCGTTCCGCAACGGGCAGGGCTGCGTCGGTATCGGTGTAGGGGTTTCCGGGTCGCTCGGCGCCCTGGAGCTGCAAGGTGGCCAGGGCGTAGGCGGCGAGGTCGGCCTGGCTGAAGTAGCGGGCGTCGTCCAGGTCGAGCACGTAGGTGTTGCCGAAGTAGTCCAACAGGGGGCCGGCGTCGTCGAGACGGCGGGTCCCGACGACGACGCGCACACCAAGATGGTGGAGGTCGTGGGCGAGCGGCCGGACGATGTCACAGATGATCTGACGGGCGTGCTGAGGACCGACGGCCTCGTCCAAGGCGTCGATGACGACGCTGAAGCTGCCGCGCCGGGACCGCTCGAGGGTTGCGGCGAGGTTC
Encoded proteins:
- a CDS encoding trypsin-like peptidase domain-containing protein, with product MTAAGDGPRPASAAWVAAVHRSESDRQPIGAGFLIDGQRVLTCAHVVFEQGQPRPELWVAFPKAPRLGYRRIRVTAVQAPPMAEHDVWDVAALVLDEPVAEGYAARLRQPDIGSLMARQGQWWAFGFPDGMLGNSAHGAVGEELGYGWIRLDTDSRHGVKRGYSGAALWSGEYQAVVGMVGQAQGNGDARAITIEAIAQSLPEQKIHLLTEWATEAAGESALAAWGWSLDADPEAVRHWRPRARGVHTDSERGFRFRGRTAALTQIRDWLSGVLPHGRVLVVTGSPGVGKSTVLGRMVTTSDPAVAASLPFDDDAVRAVEGSVACAVHAKGKTALEVAGEIARAASARLPWEPAELAENLAATLERSRRGSFSVVIDALDEAVGPQHARQIICDIVRPLAHDLHHLGVRVVVGTRRLDDAGPLLDYFGNTYVLDLDDARYFSQADLAAYALATLQLQGAERPGNPYTDTDAALPVAERIAQLADRNFLIAGLVARAHGMHGRDPIDLDALHFTPTVDAALNNYLTLLPRTDGVPAAAVFAALAYAEAPGMPIHLWRAVIAALGYPSPSTAGLEAFARSSAANFLVETSTTDLPVPAYRLFHQALRDALVRHRNTTADENAITHALLASGRELGWDRAPAYLLSALAGHAERGQAIDALLAEDDYLLHADLRRLIPAAATATTAPARQRASLIRLTPHAIDAPPAERAALYSLTETIHDLGSSYRARQGPYRARWASIRTGQQQVVLEGHTDWVKALCTVHLPDGRNLLASGSNDGSVRLWDPATGIPQHHLTGHTYPVVALRAVQVPDGRTLLASASMDGTVRVWDPVTGAQEHHLVGDHTDAIVSLCTVQMADGRTLLASGSDVGAVRLWDPATGTQEHHLISDDRMIEALCTIQVADGRALLASAGHDGAVRLWDPVTGTQVDHLTGHTGAVTALCTIQTADGRILLASASHDSTVRLWDPATGTQAHQLTDHTNWVTALCTVQTADGRTLLASASHDSTVRLWDPATGAQAHQLTDHTNWVSALGTVRSSNGRTLLASGDGNGAVRLWDPATGTQEHHLTDHTDRVKALCTVQIADGRTLLASASYDSTVRLWDACGAQELHVADRADWVRALCLVRLSGCRTLLASGGADGTVMLWDPATGIQEHHLTGHTDAVRALCTVQVANGRALLASGGIDGVRWWDPVTGVQEHHLIGHTDQVSALCTVQMPDGRTLLASGGTDGVSLWDLATGVEEHHLTGHTDQVTALCTVQLPDGYTLLASGSFDNTVRLWDPATGVQEHHLTGHTDAVAALCTVQMADGRTLLASGSIDGTVRLWDPATGIQEHHLTGHTDAVAALCTVQMADGRTLLASGSIDRTVRLWDDAGNLRARIPVGDVWALVPCAGLAIALTRGLLVVDVAGNLLQEP